A single Bifidobacterium scardovii JCM 12489 = DSM 13734 DNA region contains:
- a CDS encoding ABC transporter substrate-binding protein, giving the protein MKRLWEKYFAAVMAAVALCVTAGCGTSVGASDIPVAPSDGDVTIRLDWWGGDARVKATEEAVKGFEKRHPNIHVDTEYSDWTGYWDKLAVQSAGGNAPDVMQMDELYLAFYGSMGSLLDLGKAKGYLDLSGLDPSLAAMGKVEGKQVAAPATSAQFGVIVNNDVLDALGLALPDTDHWTWDEFEAFAKQVSERSGGDIIGAIAPNNGYGLQLWARQHGESLFDGNAITISPQTLASFLQLPADWAANGIEGSAERWSENTAATLNDTDFGKGKQAMMITQATMITPYAQAAGTGNMTVVQLPQVTPGARTMYLKPGMYWAVSSGSQHPAEAAMLVDYLINDKSAGVMLGTERGIPANDDIRAMLAKDATGTDRTSLDFVDKIGPTLGDAPQITPNGASELDKTIVRYQQDVVFGKRTALAAAKAMIAELQESIDFAS; this is encoded by the coding sequence ATGAAGCGTTTGTGGGAAAAGTACTTCGCGGCCGTCATGGCGGCCGTGGCCCTGTGCGTGACCGCGGGATGCGGCACGTCGGTCGGCGCGTCCGACATCCCCGTCGCGCCTTCGGACGGCGACGTGACGATCCGCCTGGACTGGTGGGGCGGCGACGCCCGCGTCAAGGCCACCGAGGAGGCGGTCAAGGGCTTCGAGAAGCGGCACCCGAACATCCACGTCGACACCGAATACTCCGACTGGACCGGATACTGGGACAAGCTCGCCGTGCAGTCCGCGGGCGGCAACGCCCCGGACGTGATGCAGATGGACGAGCTCTACCTCGCCTTCTACGGTTCCATGGGCTCGCTGCTCGACCTCGGCAAGGCGAAGGGCTATCTTGACCTGTCCGGCCTCGACCCGTCCCTCGCCGCGATGGGCAAGGTGGAGGGCAAACAGGTCGCCGCCCCGGCCACCAGCGCGCAATTCGGCGTCATCGTCAACAACGACGTGCTCGACGCGCTGGGGCTCGCCCTGCCCGACACCGACCATTGGACCTGGGATGAGTTCGAGGCCTTCGCCAAGCAGGTGAGCGAGCGCTCCGGCGGGGACATCATCGGCGCCATCGCCCCGAACAACGGCTACGGCCTGCAGCTGTGGGCGCGCCAGCACGGCGAATCCCTGTTCGACGGCAACGCGATCACGATCTCGCCTCAGACGCTGGCCTCGTTCCTGCAGCTGCCGGCCGACTGGGCGGCCAACGGCATCGAAGGCAGCGCGGAACGCTGGAGCGAGAACACGGCGGCCACGCTCAACGACACCGATTTCGGCAAGGGCAAGCAGGCGATGATGATCACGCAGGCCACGATGATCACCCCGTACGCGCAGGCGGCCGGCACGGGCAACATGACCGTGGTACAGCTGCCGCAGGTCACGCCGGGCGCCAGGACGATGTACCTCAAGCCCGGCATGTACTGGGCGGTCTCCTCCGGATCGCAGCATCCGGCCGAGGCGGCGATGCTGGTCGACTACCTGATCAACGACAAGTCGGCCGGCGTGATGCTCGGCACCGAGCGCGGCATCCCCGCGAACGACGATATCCGCGCGATGCTCGCCAAGGACGCGACCGGCACCGACCGAACCTCGCTCGACTTCGTGGACAAGATCGGCCCGACGCTGGGCGACGCACCGCAGATCACGCCCAACGGGGCCTCGGAACTCGATAAGACGATCGTGCGCTACCAGCAGGACGTCGTCTTCGGCAAGCGCACGGCGCTCGCCGCCGCCAAGGCCATGATCGCCGAACTGCAGGAATCGATCGACTTCGCGTCGTGA
- a CDS encoding carbohydrate ABC transporter permease — MTTETMNNGAPSTAAPGSGSGMNGNRTRAALRVVAAAAKQIAVLAVAIVMLYPILWMIASSLRPQSEIFTNMGLVVTNPVWENYAAGWHALSYPFGRYILNSLIIVVFAIVGNILTCAMAAYAFARLNFRFRGVLFGFMLLMLMVPIHVIVIPQYIMWNSLHLINTFVPLILPKFLATDGFFTFLFYQFLRELPRDLDEAAKLDGAGHIRIFFQVLLPLMKPAIGTCAVFTFIWTWNDFFSQLLYLTKPDMATVPIALRTFIDAQSQSNYGPMFAMSVVSLIPLFLVFTFGQKYLVQGIATTGGK; from the coding sequence ATGACGACTGAAACGATGAACAACGGGGCGCCTTCCACTGCGGCGCCCGGCTCCGGCAGCGGCATGAACGGCAACCGCACCCGCGCCGCGCTGCGCGTGGTCGCGGCCGCCGCCAAGCAGATCGCGGTGCTGGCCGTGGCGATCGTCATGCTGTATCCGATCCTGTGGATGATCGCCAGCTCGCTGCGCCCGCAGAGCGAGATCTTCACGAACATGGGTCTCGTGGTCACCAACCCGGTGTGGGAGAACTACGCGGCCGGATGGCACGCGCTGAGCTATCCCTTCGGGCGGTACATCCTCAACTCGCTGATCATCGTCGTGTTCGCGATCGTCGGCAACATCCTCACCTGCGCGATGGCGGCCTACGCCTTCGCCCGGCTCAACTTCCGGTTCCGCGGGGTGCTGTTCGGCTTCATGCTGCTCATGCTCATGGTGCCGATCCACGTGATCGTGATCCCGCAGTACATCATGTGGAACTCGCTGCACCTGATCAACACCTTCGTGCCGCTGATCCTGCCGAAGTTCCTCGCGACCGACGGCTTCTTCACCTTCCTGTTCTACCAGTTCCTGCGCGAGCTCCCACGCGACCTGGACGAGGCCGCCAAACTCGACGGCGCCGGACACATCCGCATCTTCTTCCAGGTGCTGCTGCCCCTGATGAAGCCCGCCATCGGCACCTGCGCGGTGTTCACCTTCATCTGGACGTGGAACGACTTCTTCAGCCAGCTGCTCTACCTGACCAAGCCCGACATGGCCACCGTGCCCATCGCCCTGCGCACCTTCATCGACGCGCAGTCCCAGTCCAACTACGGCCCGATGTTCGCCATGAGCGTCGTCAGCCTGATCCCGCTGTTCCTGGTCTTCACCTTCGGCCAGAAATATTTGGTCCAAGGAATCGCTACGACTGGAGGCAAGTGA
- a CDS encoding carbohydrate ABC transporter permease — protein sequence MSSFSEFGALVGNRHKPKDKPTDTKVALGFLAPWLIGAVCLSLVPMLYSLAISFTKYNMIKAPRFVGLMNYRHMLADPRFVSSLKVTLTYVVISVPLQLIAALALAVALDRGMRGLAFYRSAFYLPSMLGGSVAVAVLWKMVFGSGGLFNALLNLFGAHTAMSWIANPDTANWTLIALHVWQFGSPMVIFLAGLRQIPRELYEAASVDGAGTWRRFTAITLPQLSPIIFFNLVMSVINSFQTFTQAYVVSGGTGGPSDSTLFYTLYLYQQGFASLRMGYASALAWIMVLIVAVLTGINFALSRFWVHYDD from the coding sequence GTGAGTTCGTTTTCGGAATTCGGGGCGCTGGTCGGCAACCGGCACAAACCGAAAGACAAGCCGACCGACACCAAGGTCGCGCTCGGCTTCCTGGCGCCGTGGCTCATCGGCGCCGTCTGCCTGAGCCTGGTCCCCATGCTGTATTCGCTGGCGATTTCATTCACCAAGTACAACATGATCAAAGCGCCCAGGTTCGTCGGTCTGATGAACTACCGGCACATGCTCGCCGACCCGAGATTCGTGAGCTCGCTCAAGGTCACGCTCACCTACGTGGTGATTTCCGTGCCGCTGCAGCTGATCGCCGCGCTGGCGTTGGCGGTGGCGCTCGACCGGGGCATGCGGGGGCTTGCGTTCTACCGTTCCGCGTTCTATCTGCCGTCCATGCTCGGCGGGTCGGTGGCCGTGGCGGTGCTGTGGAAGATGGTGTTCGGCTCCGGCGGCCTGTTCAACGCGCTGCTCAACCTGTTCGGCGCGCACACGGCGATGTCGTGGATCGCGAACCCGGACACGGCCAATTGGACGCTGATCGCCCTGCACGTCTGGCAGTTCGGCTCGCCGATGGTGATCTTCCTGGCCGGCCTGCGCCAGATCCCGCGCGAACTCTACGAGGCCGCCAGCGTGGACGGAGCCGGCACATGGAGGCGGTTCACGGCGATCACCCTGCCGCAGCTGTCGCCGATCATCTTCTTCAATCTGGTGATGAGCGTGATCAACAGCTTCCAGACCTTCACGCAGGCCTACGTGGTCTCCGGCGGCACCGGCGGCCCGAGCGACTCCACGCTGTTCTACACGCTGTATCTCTACCAGCAGGGCTTCGCCTCGCTGCGCATGGGATACGCCTCCGCTCTGGCCTGGATCATGGTGCTTATCGTGGCCGTGCTGACGGGGATCAATTTCGCTCTTTCAAGGTTCTGGGTGCACTATGACGACTGA
- the trpD gene encoding anthranilate phosphoribosyltransferase: MAEITWKSILTKLVGGDHLSAGESEWFVDDLMKGNANPAAVGAALAMQEQLGLTADEVSGAAKAMVSHAVPLNVSGETTDIVGTGGDGFATVNLSTMGSVAAAAAGVKIVKHGNRAASSKCGAADVLEDLGLPLDLKPEAVGEVGDEVGITFAFARTFHPAMRFVGPIRAALGIPCVFNILGPLTNPANPAHVAIGCANRKMSPIMAAVYASRGQSGLVYTSHEGLDELAPTGPVSVWEIRDGKVSETDFDPTVDLGLAKITVEQLKGGVPDINAAAFRDFLAGKDIPSRTTALLNAASAIVADGNLVGGGTLAERFAEAYKLAEETVDSGKAEALFNKWIETAKSKA, from the coding sequence ATGGCCGAGATCACATGGAAGTCGATTCTCACCAAGCTGGTCGGGGGAGACCACCTGAGCGCGGGGGAGTCCGAGTGGTTCGTCGATGACCTGATGAAGGGCAACGCGAATCCGGCCGCCGTCGGCGCGGCGCTCGCCATGCAGGAGCAACTGGGGCTGACCGCCGACGAGGTGTCCGGCGCGGCCAAGGCCATGGTCTCGCACGCGGTGCCGCTGAACGTCTCCGGTGAAACCACCGATATCGTCGGCACCGGCGGCGATGGTTTCGCCACGGTGAACCTGTCCACCATGGGGTCGGTCGCCGCTGCCGCGGCCGGCGTGAAGATCGTCAAGCACGGCAACCGTGCCGCATCCTCCAAGTGCGGCGCCGCCGACGTGCTCGAGGACCTCGGCCTGCCGCTGGACCTCAAGCCAGAGGCCGTCGGCGAGGTCGGCGACGAGGTGGGCATCACCTTCGCCTTCGCCCGCACCTTCCACCCGGCCATGCGCTTCGTCGGCCCGATCCGCGCCGCGCTCGGCATCCCGTGCGTTTTCAACATCCTGGGACCGCTGACCAACCCGGCCAACCCGGCGCATGTGGCCATCGGCTGCGCCAACCGCAAGATGAGCCCGATCATGGCCGCCGTGTACGCGAGCCGCGGCCAGTCCGGACTGGTCTACACCTCGCACGAGGGTCTGGACGAGCTGGCCCCGACCGGCCCGGTCTCCGTCTGGGAGATCCGTGACGGCAAGGTCAGCGAAACCGACTTCGACCCGACCGTGGACCTTGGCCTTGCCAAGATCACCGTCGAGCAGCTCAAGGGCGGCGTGCCGGACATCAACGCCGCCGCGTTCAGGGACTTCCTGGCCGGCAAGGACATCCCGTCCCGCACCACCGCGCTGCTCAACGCCGCCTCCGCCATCGTGGCCGACGGTAACCTGGTCGGCGGCGGCACGCTGGCGGAGCGCTTCGCCGAGGCCTACAAGCTGGCTGAGGAAACCGTCGATTCCGGCAAGGCCGAAGCCCTGTTCAACAAGTGGATCGAAACCGCCAAGTCCAAGGCGTGA
- a CDS encoding MFS transporter, producing the protein MTQQATTPEAKAPQGRKIKLINAVGYAFGDFYGGGFGQIATYLTLFWTTFAGLKVAQAGSIVGIATMLAAFSALVFGTLSDNLYKYRIGRKFGRRRFLILLGVPLLLVTILMFVPGMPFWAYFVVYALWIIANQLIMTPYSVLPNEMTTDFNGRTMLSTTRMLFSGISTAVIPLGMAAFLNALGDKKSSSYTISMGFFIVLFAVFVFIAYKSTWELTPEEAGFDEAAIEAEKKEPFDFGKWLKGVADIFIGYFSTLRNKTFRKHIIIYLLGQSFLDIFGQVWLFFVLYNLNKPVAFGSALLGMALIGEPLKPVFGWIFAKLGPRKMFSLNFAGAIIGLLGLWGLWQTSAQNGTAVWNALLYVVMVWWLIFRAMTWFIPWNVFPFIPDVDMIMAGENRGGLYIGFQQFARKITAGLSAMAWGWYLGANGFVEEAFKAGKPQPDQAVNAIGNVLVWWIIVGLAVAWIVSFTMKLDKKTDAVLLKEIDRLKNGGKKADVEPETKKIVEQLTGIKYEKCWPQTAE; encoded by the coding sequence ATGACACAGCAGGCAACCACTCCCGAGGCTAAAGCGCCCCAGGGACGTAAGATCAAGCTCATCAACGCGGTCGGATACGCGTTCGGTGACTTCTACGGCGGCGGCTTCGGCCAGATCGCCACCTACCTCACCCTGTTCTGGACCACCTTCGCCGGGCTCAAGGTGGCGCAGGCCGGCTCCATCGTCGGCATCGCGACGATGCTCGCCGCGTTCTCCGCACTGGTGTTCGGAACCCTGTCCGACAACCTGTACAAGTACAGGATCGGCCGCAAGTTCGGCCGCCGCCGCTTCCTGATCCTGCTGGGCGTGCCGCTGCTGCTGGTCACCATCCTCATGTTCGTGCCGGGTATGCCGTTCTGGGCGTACTTCGTGGTGTACGCGCTGTGGATCATCGCCAACCAGCTCATCATGACCCCGTACTCGGTGCTCCCGAACGAGATGACCACCGACTTCAACGGCCGCACCATGCTCTCCACCACCCGCATGCTGTTCTCCGGCATCTCCACCGCCGTGATCCCGCTGGGCATGGCCGCCTTCCTGAACGCGCTCGGCGACAAGAAGAGCTCCTCCTACACCATCTCCATGGGCTTCTTCATCGTGCTGTTCGCGGTGTTCGTGTTCATCGCCTACAAGTCCACGTGGGAGCTGACGCCCGAGGAGGCCGGCTTCGACGAGGCCGCCATCGAGGCAGAGAAGAAGGAGCCGTTCGACTTCGGCAAGTGGCTCAAGGGCGTGGCCGACATCTTCATCGGCTACTTCTCGACCCTGCGCAACAAGACCTTCCGCAAGCACATCATCATCTATCTGCTGGGTCAGTCCTTCCTCGACATCTTCGGCCAGGTGTGGCTGTTCTTCGTGCTCTACAACCTCAACAAGCCGGTGGCCTTCGGCTCCGCCCTGCTCGGCATGGCCCTGATCGGCGAGCCGCTCAAGCCGGTGTTCGGCTGGATCTTCGCCAAGCTCGGTCCGCGCAAGATGTTCTCGCTGAACTTCGCGGGCGCCATCATCGGCCTGCTTGGCCTGTGGGGCCTGTGGCAGACCTCCGCCCAGAACGGCACCGCCGTGTGGAACGCCCTGCTGTACGTGGTCATGGTCTGGTGGCTGATCTTCCGCGCCATGACGTGGTTCATCCCGTGGAACGTCTTCCCGTTCATCCCGGACGTCGACATGATCATGGCCGGCGAGAACCGCGGCGGCCTGTACATCGGCTTCCAGCAGTTCGCCCGCAAGATCACCGCCGGCCTGTCCGCCATGGCCTGGGGCTGGTACCTCGGCGCCAACGGATTCGTCGAGGAGGCTTTCAAGGCCGGCAAGCCGCAGCCCGATCAGGCGGTCAACGCCATCGGCAACGTGCTGGTGTGGTGGATCATCGTCGGCCTGGCCGTCGCGTGGATCGTGTCCTTCACCATGAAGCTCGACAAGAAGACCGACGCCGTGCTGCTCAAGGAGATCGATCGTCTCAAGAACGGCGGCAAGAAGGCCGACGTCGAGCCGGAGACCAAGAAGATCGTCGAGCAGCTCACCGGCATCAAGTACGAGAAGTGCTGGCCGCAGACCGCCGAGTGA
- a CDS encoding glycosyl hydrolase 115 family protein: MSISITSTTTVTGATPSTAVAFAVEDIERDLKNTIAPSDAKGADIVLVDEPHGPEAYEVRVFGGNLEIHAGDDFGFIFGLYAVSREVLGVKDFWFWNDQRFEPVQAIEVADDFALESKPTAVKYKGFFVNDEVLLEDWQVDNDKEKPWRLAFETVYRLGGNMVIPGSGQRGEPHLKLAQDMGFYINQHHACPLGARMFAAAYPGVQAKWPEEEPKFEALWREAIEAQKGKRTVWTLGFRGQGDQPFWNADPRYATDESRGKLLSEIIQRQYDLVQESDPGAQCCIYLYGEAMDLYRKGVLTYPKQVAKIWADNGFGRMVSRRQDNWNPRVPAMPTNDGDNGIYFHASFYDLQAANHTTDICNDPRLVAKELEDVIDNGGADVWIINASNIKPHVYFLNFIAALWREGRIDFEKVARDYIAEYYGEDNVDAVFGLYEEYWKAAVQYGPNWDDHAGEQYFNHVPRMLITQWLRDGKAPAEDLRWMHDARSLKEQIVFYRDLIAPAVARYDELADKVELAAISAELRGESDAAELIRDSVGVEVGIYRHSVAASVHVCDALLKGYDEDWQHAFYAAGLAAEEFTAGDRAMRDREHGKWAGFWRNDCLTDVKQSAWVAKQLMGYLRCVGDGPHYFQWLRDFTYPEWEKDVFVIMNMENHPTDDEIFDAMKAKWQK; encoded by the coding sequence ATGTCTATTTCCATCACGTCCACGACAACGGTGACGGGCGCCACGCCGTCGACCGCCGTGGCGTTCGCGGTCGAGGACATCGAGCGTGACCTGAAGAACACCATTGCGCCGAGCGACGCCAAGGGCGCCGACATCGTGCTGGTCGACGAGCCGCACGGCCCGGAGGCCTACGAGGTGCGCGTGTTCGGCGGCAACCTCGAGATCCACGCCGGCGACGATTTCGGCTTCATCTTCGGCCTGTACGCGGTGAGCCGCGAGGTGCTGGGCGTCAAGGACTTCTGGTTCTGGAACGACCAGCGGTTCGAGCCGGTGCAGGCCATCGAGGTCGCCGACGACTTCGCGCTCGAATCCAAGCCGACCGCCGTCAAGTACAAGGGCTTCTTCGTCAACGACGAGGTGCTGCTCGAGGACTGGCAGGTCGACAACGACAAGGAGAAGCCGTGGCGCCTGGCCTTCGAGACGGTGTACCGTCTCGGCGGCAACATGGTCATCCCGGGTTCCGGTCAGCGTGGCGAGCCGCACCTGAAGCTCGCTCAGGACATGGGCTTCTACATCAACCAGCACCACGCCTGCCCGCTTGGCGCGCGCATGTTCGCCGCCGCCTACCCGGGCGTGCAGGCCAAGTGGCCGGAGGAGGAGCCGAAGTTTGAGGCCTTGTGGCGTGAGGCGATCGAGGCGCAGAAGGGCAAGCGCACCGTGTGGACGCTGGGTTTCCGCGGCCAGGGCGACCAGCCGTTCTGGAACGCCGACCCGCGTTACGCCACCGACGAGTCCCGCGGCAAGCTGCTCTCCGAGATCATCCAGCGCCAGTACGATCTGGTGCAGGAGTCCGACCCCGGCGCGCAGTGCTGCATCTACCTGTACGGCGAAGCCATGGACCTGTACCGCAAGGGTGTGCTGACCTATCCGAAGCAGGTGGCCAAGATCTGGGCCGACAACGGTTTCGGGCGCATGGTCTCCCGCCGCCAGGATAACTGGAACCCGCGCGTGCCCGCCATGCCGACGAACGACGGCGACAACGGCATCTACTTCCACGCCAGCTTCTACGACCTGCAGGCCGCCAACCACACCACCGACATCTGCAACGACCCGCGCCTGGTGGCCAAGGAGCTCGAGGACGTGATCGACAACGGCGGCGCCGACGTGTGGATCATCAACGCCTCCAACATCAAGCCGCATGTCTACTTCCTCAACTTCATCGCCGCCCTGTGGCGCGAGGGCAGGATCGACTTCGAGAAGGTCGCCAGGGACTACATCGCCGAATACTACGGCGAGGATAACGTCGACGCCGTGTTCGGCCTGTACGAGGAGTACTGGAAGGCCGCCGTGCAGTACGGCCCGAACTGGGACGACCACGCCGGCGAGCAGTACTTCAACCACGTGCCGCGCATGCTCATCACCCAGTGGCTGCGCGACGGCAAGGCCCCGGCCGAGGACCTGCGCTGGATGCACGACGCCAGGAGCCTCAAGGAACAGATCGTCTTCTACCGCGATCTCATCGCTCCGGCCGTGGCCCGCTACGACGAGCTCGCCGACAAGGTCGAGCTGGCGGCGATCAGCGCCGAATTGCGCGGCGAGTCCGATGCGGCCGAGCTGATCCGCGATTCGGTCGGCGTGGAGGTCGGCATCTACCGGCACTCCGTGGCCGCGTCGGTGCATGTGTGCGACGCGCTGCTCAAGGGCTATGACGAGGACTGGCAGCATGCCTTCTACGCCGCCGGTCTGGCGGCCGAGGAGTTCACCGCCGGCGACCGCGCGATGCGCGACCGCGAGCACGGCAAGTGGGCCGGCTTCTGGCGCAACGACTGCCTGACCGACGTCAAGCAGTCGGCGTGGGTCGCCAAGCAGCTCATGGGCTACCTGCGCTGCGTGGGCGACGGTCCGCACTACTTCCAGTGGCTGCGCGACTTCACGTACCCCGAGTGGGAAAAGGACGTGTTCGTGATCATGAACATGGAGAACCACCCCACCGACGACGAGATCTTCGACGCCATGAAAGCCAAGTGGCAGAAGTAA
- a CDS encoding extracellular solute-binding protein, with protein sequence MRQKTTIYDIAREAGVNPSTVSRALSQPGRVAAKTEFRIRRIAEQLGYLDPGSAGDAGELPATGMLAAIVPTLNNALYAAIANAMQRRLESKGYGLIILDTDEKPAVERRAMSYVMRGVDGVALISSRLSEPDIRRILLVKPVILLNRAIPGLASVTVDMAKAIDDAVRALKESGHTSITYLAGPAGSWTNEYRRRYIRAAAFRYDMTYRVVRECDPNISGGSKAVSQYLIRPTDAVFAFNDALAAGFIAAARKNGLRIPEDVSVIGFDNTEMASLLTPALSTVDIRGADMAERAADALVDAVRNPAAARPEPISLGARFTARDTVNPSKRSTMKLGPYAEITRSSDTIVITMLSNAFNETMPRLNEFMRTHPHIVIDPIEGRTQENTLALYWERVINHRSVPDIINVERTALPQLAASGALQDLSDWRVEQEIGALVDKAAWQSAHYAGRLYGIPGDQSQTVMFYRADLFERYGLLPPVTWDQFYEEGVALHARNPGRYMGLIDTTDVQHYLASFRSSDVKLWTVEDDSTITFHMTDEPARIIADFIQQGIDAGVLNAEPMWDNRYMLPKSGTYLTVTYANWLGKILASSYPADKGLWKVALPPGVIDPSQVRTAEIGGSTLAMSAGLPRIRQQAALTFMRWFQLDPASIELRAPGGVSAAAGYVEDLTRRGTTDPYFGQPIYDIYAKSAARVNRDWDNLPFYSQLDAEFARLIAPALRPGGHSADLLPEWEARLKRYAVSQGFTVK encoded by the coding sequence ATGAGGCAGAAGACCACCATCTACGACATCGCGCGCGAGGCCGGCGTCAATCCCTCGACCGTCTCGCGCGCCCTGTCCCAGCCCGGACGGGTCGCCGCGAAGACCGAGTTCCGCATCCGCCGTATCGCCGAGCAGCTGGGCTATCTGGATCCCGGATCGGCCGGCGATGCCGGCGAATTGCCCGCTACCGGCATGCTGGCGGCCATCGTGCCGACGCTGAACAACGCCCTGTACGCCGCGATCGCCAACGCGATGCAGCGCCGTCTGGAGTCCAAGGGGTACGGTCTCATCATCCTGGACACCGACGAGAAGCCCGCGGTCGAGCGACGGGCGATGTCGTACGTGATGCGCGGCGTGGACGGCGTCGCCCTGATCTCCTCGCGACTGAGCGAACCGGACATCCGCCGCATCCTGCTGGTCAAGCCGGTGATCCTGCTCAACCGCGCCATTCCCGGGCTCGCCAGCGTCACCGTGGACATGGCCAAGGCCATCGACGACGCCGTGCGCGCGCTCAAGGAGAGCGGGCACACCTCCATCACCTATCTGGCCGGCCCGGCCGGATCCTGGACGAACGAATACCGGCGCCGGTACATCCGCGCGGCCGCGTTCCGCTACGACATGACGTACCGCGTGGTGCGCGAGTGCGATCCGAACATCAGCGGCGGATCCAAGGCTGTCTCCCAATACCTGATCCGGCCGACCGACGCGGTCTTCGCGTTCAACGACGCGCTGGCAGCCGGGTTCATCGCCGCCGCGAGGAAGAACGGCCTGCGCATCCCCGAGGACGTGTCGGTGATCGGTTTCGACAACACCGAAATGGCCTCGCTGCTCACCCCGGCCCTGAGCACCGTCGACATACGCGGCGCCGACATGGCCGAGCGCGCCGCGGACGCGCTGGTGGACGCCGTGCGCAATCCCGCCGCGGCCCGGCCCGAGCCGATCTCGCTTGGCGCCCGATTCACGGCGCGCGACACCGTCAATCCAAGCAAGCGCTCGACGATGAAACTCGGCCCCTACGCGGAGATCACGCGATCGAGCGACACGATCGTCATCACGATGCTGTCCAACGCGTTCAACGAGACGATGCCGCGCCTCAACGAATTCATGCGCACGCATCCGCATATCGTCATCGACCCCATCGAGGGGCGCACGCAGGAGAACACGCTGGCCCTGTACTGGGAGCGCGTGATCAATCATCGTTCCGTACCGGACATCATCAACGTGGAACGCACCGCGCTCCCCCAGCTGGCCGCATCCGGCGCCCTGCAGGATCTGTCCGACTGGCGCGTCGAACAGGAGATCGGCGCCCTGGTGGACAAGGCGGCCTGGCAGTCGGCGCATTACGCCGGCAGGCTGTACGGCATCCCGGGCGACCAGTCGCAGACCGTGATGTTCTACCGCGCCGACCTGTTCGAACGCTACGGTCTGCTGCCGCCTGTCACCTGGGACCAGTTCTACGAGGAAGGCGTCGCCCTGCACGCACGCAACCCCGGGCGGTACATGGGGCTGATCGACACCACGGACGTGCAGCACTACCTCGCCTCGTTCCGCTCGTCGGACGTCAAGCTGTGGACCGTGGAGGACGATTCGACCATCACCTTCCACATGACCGACGAGCCGGCGCGCATCATCGCCGACTTCATCCAGCAGGGCATCGACGCCGGCGTGCTCAACGCGGAACCAATGTGGGACAACCGCTACATGCTGCCGAAATCCGGCACCTACCTGACAGTCACGTACGCGAACTGGCTCGGCAAGATCCTGGCCTCCTCCTATCCGGCGGACAAGGGGCTGTGGAAGGTGGCGCTGCCGCCGGGAGTGATCGACCCGAGCCAGGTGCGGACCGCGGAGATCGGCGGCTCCACGCTGGCGATGAGCGCCGGCCTGCCGAGGATACGGCAGCAGGCCGCCCTGACCTTCATGCGCTGGTTCCAGCTCGACCCGGCCTCCATCGAACTGCGCGCGCCGGGCGGCGTGTCCGCGGCGGCCGGCTACGTGGAGGACCTGACCCGCCGCGGCACCACGGACCC